gtacacctgcacagtgtaAAAGCATTCAAACACACCGTTATTCATCAGGAGATCAAAGGCTTTATTAATAGACTGATGCTCTGTGATGGCTGCATAATTAACAAAAGACAAACCCGACCCACTTCACGATCGTGCAGACTAACAAAAGGGAAACAAGGCGTGGTTTACCCGGACAAGTTTCACATATTGGCTTCAGTTTAGCACCTGGCCAGTCTCGTCGGAGCAGCCTGACTGCTGACAGTGAAGACGAGAGATGCTACGCAACCGTCTCGCTTTCCTTTCGGATTAAATAAAACCTGATTTGTTGAGATCTGGCAGTTTGCAAGTGCTAAATTTCATTTTACATGTCAAATGTAAACAGGCAATCTGGATCAGATCCGGATTAAACTTTTACCATTACCCAGTGTGTGCAAATAAGACAAGATTCACCAGGTTTGAGGTTTTGCTCATTATAAAGCATAGCGATGTTGCGGTTCTTGTTACGTTCGTGGCACAATCAACCGTGGATTATCCTCAAAACATCCTTCCAAGTGTAATGGATGGGTAAAAAGTGTAGGCAAGACGTTGTgcgcaaaaataaacaaaagcatGCATTTGAAGACACAACTGTGCTGGTGGAGGTCATTAAAAGGAAACTGTCGAGCTATGCACATGCATCCGAGAGCATGAGAATACTACACAGTGCGCAAAGTGTCATAAAACACAGAGATTACTGGAAAAACATAGTGAACATTCTTTCCTGTTTATATTCTTTTAAAGCTTTCCGTACAATAAAAGATGTGCTACTAACCAggcctctcctcctcctgtttTTGGACAGGACGATTGCCAGGATGCCCATCACGATTCCCTGCAGgcaaagaaaaagacaacattGTTGTCtcgtaaaaatatgttttattaacaCCTCGCAAAAAGCGAAGCAAACCGAGAGGAAACCCTTTGTGTCGTGGCCACAGTTGCGAAAGCATTTCAAACATGTGCTGTGACCCACAGAAACTGGGTGTGAATGCTGACAGTTGCTGATTAACTGAACTGGATTGAAGACTAGCGTGATAGCTGatgcatcacagcatatcatagcactCTCAAGGTACCAAGCAAATGTGCCACCCTACTGACTGGGGACGGTAACAACAACAATCTAATTGCGTGGGTagtgtgactttttcttgcagaaaaagttgaaatcaaATCAAACAACAATATGATATaagtgataacaatctccttctcaatacagataagactaaagagatgatcatcgacccaagaacaagggaaaaggagccgcatagacccctgtttattgatgagactgaggtggagagggtgaaaaccttcaagttccttggcacacacatcagcgaggacctcacctggtctcacaacacccaacaaattctgaaaaagtcccaaaggagactgtacttcctgagaagactgaggaaatttggcatgtccaccacaatcctgagttgcttctacagatgcaccatcgaaagtgtccttaccgcctccatcactgtttggtacggtaactgtacaacacgtgataggaaggcactccagcgggtgatcaagacctcacagaacattgttggggcagccctcccctcactgcaagacatttatacatctagagtcctacgaagaacacacaacctcatcaaggacagcacacatccacaacattcattattcacactcctaccgtcaggcagacgctacaggagtttgaagtccaggaccacaaggctgacgaacagcttttacccacaggccatcaggctcctcaacgaagcactcgcacacgccgcacgcaacacacgcacacactcatagcactttatttatttatttgtattatttatttatattaatgtctcttctgttgttgttgcttaatttattggtatatatgtttatgtgtttatgtttcttattttcttattctttcatttgttttctttcttttcttgggagaatgaacagaataagattttcattgcatggtataactgctgttgtactatgcacatgacaataaaactctcttgaatcttgaatcttgaaacaaAAGCATGCATTGTTACCGTACACGCCCCAATTAACGCCTATATTCAATTAACTGCAGCGTCTCTGATAGTCGCCAGGtgcacaaaagcaaataaaaacgCCGGGACTCAAATTagaacattggcattaacagctgtggctgtgggcaacctcctgatgacAGTGGCTGCACTTGATGTTCAGCATGATAAGCAGCTGTATCTTCCTCTgcgttgctactcagctgtcgGTGTCAAAGTCATGCATGTTGTTAACAGTTCTCTTGAGCTGCGTTGTCCCTCCCACTTTCTCATGCGCTCCAGATCATTAACGCCAAAAAGCGACAGCCTAAAAAGAAACTCCGCTGTGGCCGGCATTATTCACACTTGCATTGAAACACAGGAGTCCAGAACAGTCCAAGAGCGATTATTCCATCCTTTTGGAAAAATATCTGTACATACTCACCACCAGGCCACACGCGAGCGCCGCCACGTTGGAGATGGCGTACTCCCTGGCCCTGGCCTGCTTGTGGAGGTTGATGTGCCTGAGCACCACGCCGTGCACCAGCGCTCCCAACATGAAGTTGACGTGACCCACCAGCACCATGCTGAGACCCATCTTCATCAGGGCCTTGGGATCCTCCAGGCTGGCACAACACACTCCTGGAGAGGGGAGGACAGTTGCAATGATTTTTAGGCAGCGTTACATCACAGACATCATTTTCCGGGTCCAACGTCCCGCTGTCCTATCGATTGGAGACACGGGAGCCAGGTCAAACACACAGCACAGATGTTGCTGCCATGAATCATTAATAAACCCATGGACAGCTTGTACTGACAAATGGCTCTGAAATGGGTATTTTAACTACAAagtaaagaagaaaaataaacacgTGCATAAATAGCACTTTAGTCTGATACAATCCCCAACTGGACACACTTTTGATTGATGCAGCACATAAGACAGCATCAAAGAATGTCTTCTATGAGTCATTTGTTTCTTGTTTTGTCAGATTATTTGGCGAATATTCACAAACAACTTAAACGTAAATGCTTTAAAAGGCATCAACAGCGCTCTGTATTACTTACAAATGTGCCAAATGCCACTACTAACGTCTCATATCGGTGTAGGTACTTTTAAACACAATGTTTACACATAGTTAATCACCTCCAGCCACACCCAAGCAaacttttccaatttttttttacaagtttaaataataaaaataaagtataaataatgATTACCTGTTCTGGCCATCTCTGTTAAGTCACCATTCGTTTACAATGACCCACCCGAGCGTAAAGTGTTATTAGAAAGACCTCATGGCCTCTCCACGTCCAACTAAACAAGTCCCACACGCCAGTCAGGCAGCACAGCATGTCTACGGCACGGTTTTCACAATAAAATGTCCGATATTTACAGACAGCGCTTTTAAACGTGAGTGAAGCTTACTGTGTGCGTTAGTATGTTAGTTTACGCTTGTTTCTTAAAACACACTTGTGATcaattcaaataaaaagcttTCCAAACGTTGTATTaaatcaaaaatacaaaaataacaagaaGTAGTCAACCATTGTGTAAAATTTAACCCCGTGGAGCTGTTTAAGCGAGTCAGTTTCATAACATCATAAATCACATCATAAATCTAGTTTAGGGTCAGTCAAGACTATAACTTGTGTTTTATCGACCAGGTTATTTACAACCCACACTGCAGCAGTGACTTTTGTATAGGTGAGCTGcattctgtgcttttattttgaaagccccATGCCAAGTCGTCATTGACTGTGGTTAATTAAAGTAGCAGGTAAGCACAGGTGCACTTGTTGACGCCGCACCTGCTTTTAGTGGTTATGAAAAGGTAGTGACGAGGGGCTTCGGTCTGCAAAAGTCAACAAACGAGCGATGAATACATTTTCAgttaaaataacatttgtgtGCACAAACTCGTTACGGTCATACTACTTCCGGTGAGAGAACAAAGCTCAATGCTGATtatgttttattacatttacatCGCTTGAGCTAACGTTACTTCCTCATTGTGTATTATCCTATAAAGGAATTCCACTGAAAAGAATAATATTATACCGTATAAACACATTAGAACATAATCAAAACTGAAGATTAGATAAAACGTATTAAAAGAAATGTTTGATGGAGTATTTGGTGCCACCTGGTGGAGACAAGCGGTATTACACAAAAGAGGAAAAACTTAAgcgttgtgtgttttttttgtaattctaGACGTTCTTAATCAATGTAAGCATCCATGCATGCAGCTGTTGTGCATGTTTACAGTGGTTATCTGCTATCTTTAAATAGGTTCACGTTAGATTAGATTGGGTACAACAACACCCATTACATAGTTGCATAATgcattattatactgtatttgtatatgtGTAGATGATGACTActtatttttaagtgttttcaTTGGTTTTGTTTGTAAGTGTTCTTTTCATAGGTCATGTTTACATCAGAACCGGAAGTCCGAACAATCCAGACGTTCTTGACGGCATCGCTGTCGGGTGAGGGGGGGTCATAAATTGAGACTCCTTGGCTTGCACTGTACAATATTTGCATACTGTATTGCTGCATAGCCCAAAGACAATATGACCCAGCGGTGGTTGCTCCTTACCCGAGTGTAAAAGGAGTGACAAAAGGACCTGGGTCACGGACACTTTGTTGACACTTTCTAGCACCCTCCGTCTTCATCCAGCCGGCTGCAGCTGTCTGTCCACAGCCGCCAAGGGGGAGGTAAGAGACGGTTTCTGCCATGGGACCATCCCGGTTGCTAGTTAGCGGTTAGCTAGCCTGGTTAGCTCGTCGCTAACTCGCCAGTAACAATCTCCATTCTCAGCCATTAtaatgatatacattatttATGCTCATATTTACCTGTGGTTGTTACCTATACGAGAGTAATACTTTCTTTTTAACACCCAATGTGCAAGTTTTCGATAAGTTAGCCAAGACGAGACAGTCTGCTAAGAGTCAATAATAACAAGTTGGTTTCCGTTGTCTTTCAAAATATAACTAAAGATTCATTTATGAGTTAAACAACCAACACTCaaatggcttttattttgaaacaaagCGAAACGACTTCCGTGTTTTGTTTAATTCATGATGTCTAACTTAATAGTACCCCGAGCAGGCTCTAGGGAACCAGCCGGAgttagcggggttagcttagccCAATTAGCCTTCCGGCAAGTCATCATCAGCTGTCGTTTTGCCAGCATGCTATCAGCTCCTTAACCACCGCAAAGACACTGTGGCTGTCTCCGTTAGAGGTTCAAGCCGAGCCGCCGAGCAGTCCAGCCGCTGAGCCATGCGACAGTGGTGTGTCCCCGTTGCGACCCGAAGCACAGAGCCACTCCCGGGGCGCCTCTCCTTGTCGCCCCCTCCGTCAGGTAAGCAAGCGGGCTGGGAGTTGCTGGGTCTATGCCTGCGGGAAGATGAATTAAGCAACGTAACGACTATCTCTATCTATGATTATCTACAAACATGCAGAATTGAATTATTTATTGTCCATGAGTGATTAAATATTTACTTTTGGTTAAGTTTTTACTGTTACGTAATAGGCTTGTCTCATTGTTTAGAGCCTTCAAGATGCTGTCAAAGGAAGCGTTTGAATGGATTCTTTCATGTTTCTTTTTTCAGTCtcaatctaataataataatcgtttCAACACAGAACTGCACTGCAGCATTCTGAGACATGTTTCTACTGTGCAAAACATTAGAAAAAAACTTTCAAGATGATGCGCTGCAAACTGCAACCACGCTAATAAGTATACAACATTAACAATGAACAATTTCACCTTGGTGTTAGAGTCGATCAAAATTGTGCATTCAATTgggcaggtgtacctaaagttGTGTCAAATCCATAGAGTCTCAAATTGCGGTACACATGTGGTTCGTAGACTGTACCCAATGGTACACAGACGTTTTTTTCCCAATTATAATAAAATCATATTTGAAATTAAGATAAGAAACAGTATGCATGTCCATGCAATGCAGCTTTGGGGAGAGGTCGTGGGCGGGGAATTTTTGACAAACACCATCACAAATGCACGTAGCCTCGTCGAGTCACAGAATGGTCCTCCCCAGTtgtgtgggagacaaaaagtgagtaataAACATGAAAACTGAACCAAATATGTTTAGCAATACGAAGGAATATTCTCCGGTTGCCTTTTTTGGGAATGCCACAAGCACACAAGCTTGTTGCTTTTTGGAAAAACAGCATCAACAGGGGTCTggatactcgctaaatatagtgacaaagttggcaacaccgatccctcctgctacagcTTCTTATTGCCTGCCAGACCAGgcgtgtatgaggtgtgttcagTAGCAGacttacgatgccatctacagtagttggaacgacaagctgCATTCAGAaacagtcccgttataatgtgtttatgagcgagggcgaacaggtagtgccaaatgtATTTATGGCAGGCCCCCACAGCTAAATAAAtgtttgggaaacactgataaCAGTCACCTTTTGTAAAACAAATCAATAGAAGAAGTTAAACCTGCGGCACGCTCACTCTAATGAGGTCGTGTCATATAGTTGTGATTGCCGTGTGAGATACAGCAAGCAGGGGAGAAATGTAAATGCGGCGAGACAGAAATGACATACTGTTGTGTAAAAAAGATGATAAAATGTGGATTATTATTAGGAATAAATAAGGGTTATTTAGTTTGTGTAAGCAGCACGGTGTCTTACACCTAAATGTTtttctctgtgtggagcttgcatgttctccgcgtgtgtgcgggtactccagtttcctccgacatcccaaaaacatgcatgttaggttatttgtCGACTCTAGTTTGTGTAATAAAATGACACCCGGCTCGGAAATcggaaatgtatctttttaaaTGACTTCTGTTGTGCATAAAATAGGGGCTAGAGGAGTTGCTGTTGGGGGGTCTTGACGCCCCCCTAATATAATAGGTAAGGAAAACACCTCATATGCCACAAGCCAGTTCCCTGCAAGTAAAAGCCACATATTCAAATCTAAACGCTGATGGCAAGTGGAGGTAGAAGTGAGGTGGTAACTGGTGTAAAAAGTGTGAGAAGCACCAGTCTAATAAACAAATGTGTACAGATGCCAGGATGGAGTGCTGCGAGGTGGAACCGCGCTACACCATCGAGCAGATTGACCTCTTGCAGCGTCTGCGCCTCTCAGGCATGACCAAACCTCAGATCCTCCACGCTTTGGAGTCTCTGGAGAGGCTCGACCCGGACCACCGCGCACCTCACTGTGAATCCCACCCTGCTCcatccaacaacaacaacaacacacccgCCACGGCCGCCCCGGCTCCCACTTCATCCTCTTCGTCGTCCACCTCATCAATGTCACTGGCGTCGGCCACCACGCAGACCTCCGGGTTAGACGGCGCCGCCCTGTCCCCCAGCAACAGCTTTGAGGCCTCTCCTCCGCCCCTCTACCCCCCCGCGGTGGCCGTGCAGCGCTCATTCAGCTACGATATGGTCGGGGAGGAGGAATGGGACCTGGAGGAAAAGGTGGAGGAATACATGAGGTGAGGAAGGTCAGGGAGGAATTAGCAGTGAGCGAGGATGAGTGGGAGGGAATAAAAGAACAGACGAAGACTATTATAACATCAGGTAATGGCAGCTGAGCTCCCCAGAGCTGCAGCCAGTACCTCCACAAGTGTAGTTAATTCAGGTCAGGTGTTTTGGGATAGCTAGGAAAAAAAGACTTTGACTGAATAAGTTTAGTATTGCGGTGTAAAAGTTCCTCTCTCAACTTTCACAGGAGGGATAGCAACCTGGTAAAAGACGAGATCAAAACCTTCCTCAACAACCGCAGGATCTCGCAGGCAATTGTGGGACAGGTCACAGGTAAGACAAGTCACTATCTAATTGGGATTAGAGGTCCtatagtatacagtaatccctcgtttgttgcagttaattggttacagatgcgaccgtgataagtgaaattgcgcaaagtaggattcctcatttataaacagaatgttttcatagttagagcataaaaaaacctgtttacaaccttctaaatatgttttttttaatgttattacaaccatctagacatcaaataacacccctgtagttacctttacactcgtgttaataataagagtaaatacgccatttaagatgtgagtaagactcgtgctctcgtgtgttgctataaatgtgttccctaggggagctgagtgacggacagacaggaagtgacgtctggggGTCAGAGTCGGGTAGCTGTCCCTTTTCggctacacttttttttttttttccccaaccccaAAAATATAACACTACCACCAGCTACCAGATGTTACCAACAGTTGTCTAAAAGAACagactgaacaaataaatgtctatatttgtcacaatttgaaGTTAAACTTGGTAAAAATTTAGGATTGTCGTGCACGGCTTCCACTCACTGCTGTCTGGTATCCACGTATACGTCCATCACGCGTGAACATATGCAACAGCCGTATCAGTTAAACGACCATGAATTTGGAGTCATTATGTGGTCATGAGAGGCTAGGCATTCGATAACggctaacgttagtagctaaactttgccaaagcGCTATTGTAAGCTGACAGTAAATATGGCTAATGTGAAGTGGGTGGATTATACAGTTTTGAGGCTTATCACCGCCATGCGgtacctaaccaaggcagacgGCACCTGTAAGGTGTTCATGATGACATTCTTTGCCTGGTCTCCTCAGGCATCAGCCAGAGTTACATTTCCCAATGGCTGCTGCAGCAAGGCCTGGAGATGAGTGACTCCAAACGCAGAGCTTTCTACCGCTGGTACCTGCTGGAGAGAAATAACCCAGGTAATAACCCATAACAAGGCCCATTATTCAATTTGAACTGTAATTTGAAGCTTGCGACCCTTTCTCTACATCCTCCTGCATGTGGAAGATGATGCACACCGCTTTAGTTGGGCTAAAAATGTCCCGCACACACATTGCTTCTTTCTCCCTTCATCTTTTGCTTTACCCCTCACAAGCTTTACTGTGATAGTGGAGGTACTCTGGTGCTGGTTTTCCCTCCTATAAACGGGCTGATACTAACTCTGCAGTGGTTGCGATCCAACGCGGCCGCAGCGCTTTTAAAGCTGCTATTCACTTGGCTGACACGGCACAAAGAAGCAGTTGATTCTCATTGGCTCATGCACACTCGCAAACGCGCATTAAAATCTCCTAATTTGTCTGCGATCTCAACTCTGCCGCCCGCCTGACCCCTTGGTTTTGTCCCGACTGAAGGGCCCAGGTGGAGCGAAAGCCAGCACAGTGTGAGTCCCACGCCCAGGGCCAGGGGAGGGGACAGAGACGGTCTGGTGGCGGGGGCGAGTGGCAGCCTCCCCAACCCAAACACCAACCTCAACCCCAACTCCAACCCCTTGTGGAGCAGGCAGAGAGAGCTGCTGATGCATTTGCTGCCGTGGTACACTGCCGCAGCCCAGCCAGGTAACCCTGGACCCCCCTCACACCCTGGAACTGGGTCACAGCAGGGGACGCCTGCCCATGTTGATCGTGCTGACTTGTGAAGTCGCAATTTCGCCATAGATCACGACTTTCTCTCCTTCAGGCGCTACTTTATCGATGCGATCATTGGTCAAGGAGGAACCGGACTGGCGGACGGGTATCATGGTCGGTGACAGGGCAACCATCGTCGGTGCGCCGTTGAGGCTGCGTCGAGGAAGCAGGTTCACCTGGAGGAAGGAGTGTC
The DNA window shown above is from Dunckerocampus dactyliophorus isolate RoL2022-P2 chromosome 20, RoL_Ddac_1.1, whole genome shotgun sequence and carries:
- the zgc:91944 gene encoding homeobox-containing protein 1 isoform X2 translates to MRQWCVPVATRSTEPLPGRLSLSPPPSDARMECCEVEPRYTIEQIDLLQRLRLSGMTKPQILHALESLERLDPDHRAPHCESHPAPSNNNNNTPATAAPAPTSSSSSSTSSMSLASATTQTSGLDGAALSPSNSFEASPPPLYPPAVAVQRSFSYDMVGEEEWDLEEKVEEYMRRDSNLVKDEIKTFLNNRRISQAIVGQVTGISQSYISQWLLQQGLEMSDSKRRAFYRWYLLERNNPGATLSMRSLVKEEPDWRTGIMVGDRATIVGAPLRLRRGSRFTWRKECQSIMESFFLENQYPDEAKREEIANACNSVIQKPGCKLSEFERVTALKVYNWFANRRKEMKRRANIEAAILESHGIEVPSPSCHSNGEEAEMQEFADQVNHSFSEQEEASTQQDPSVRATPDVLPSPAPQALEQKQEDPKRETVDEE
- the zgc:91944 gene encoding homeobox-containing protein 1 isoform X1, giving the protein MRQWCVPVATRSTEPLPGRLSLSPPPSDARMECCEVEPRYTIEQIDLLQRLRLSGMTKPQILHALESLERLDPDHRAPHCESHPAPSNNNNNTPATAAPAPTSSSSSSTSSMSLASATTQTSGLDGAALSPSNSFEASPPPLYPPAVAVQRSFSYDMVGEEEWDLEEKVEEYMRRDSNLVKDEIKTFLNNRRISQAIVGQVTGISQSYISQWLLQQGLEMSDSKRRAFYRWYLLERNNPGPRWSESQHSVSPTPRARGGDRDGLVAGASGSLPNPNTNLNPNSNPLWSRQRELLMHLLPWYTAAAQPGATLSMRSLVKEEPDWRTGIMVGDRATIVGAPLRLRRGSRFTWRKECQSIMESFFLENQYPDEAKREEIANACNSVIQKPGCKLSEFERVTALKVYNWFANRRKEMKRRANIEAAILESHGIEVPSPSCHSNGEEAEMQEFADQVNHSFSEQEEASTQQDPSVRATPDVLPSPAPQALEQKQEDPKRETVDEE